One region of Colius striatus isolate bColStr4 chromosome 4, bColStr4.1.hap1, whole genome shotgun sequence genomic DNA includes:
- the CHST9 gene encoding carbohydrate sulfotransferase 9 encodes MNLRQVFVSLVMFGVAGLLLFMYLQAWIEEQQHTESGEKIQQQIINQDLTLTPLGTSRTAWSRSTRSVFSNHEMAILGGRHWQGKADPFSVLGASLSDQQKMSESPFSQLRGLYLPPALHPLNKTLVKDSKWKDVDSTQEKRKSLLHDFCKKYNSKKKLRTHLMHLVSRIYVEDRHKVLYCEVPKAGCSNWKRVLMVLNGLAASAHNISHDDVHYGKHLRKLDSFDLKGIYTRLNTYTKTIFVRDPMERLVSAFRDKFEHPNSYYHPVFGKAIIKKYRHNASEEALKTGSGVTFKEFVQYLLDSHRPVGMDIHWEQVSKLCYPCLINYDFIGKFETLEEDANYFLQLVGAPAELKFPKFKDRHSSDERTSAEVVRQYLKELSKEERQGTYDFYSLDYLMFNYTSPIV; translated from the exons agtCTGGAGAAAAAATTCAACAGCAGATAATCAATCAG GATTTAACACTCACACCCCTGGGGACATCAAGGACAGCATGGAGCAGGAGTACTCGTTCTGTCTTCAGTAACCACGAGATGGCCATCTTGGGTGGCAGGCACTGGCAGGGCAAGGCTGACCCTTTCAGTGTACTGGGTGCCTCCTTGTCTGACCAGCAGAAGATGAGCGAGTCACCTTTTAGCCAGCTCAGAGGGTTGTATTTACCTCCTGCACTGCACCCATTAAACAAGACATTAGTCAAGGACAGCAAGTGGAAGGATGTGGACAGCACCCAGGAAAAACGCAAGTCCCTCCTGCATGACTTCTGTAAGAaatacaacagcaaaaagaagcTGCGAACCCACCTCATGCACCTGGTGTCAAGAATTTACGTGGAGGACAGGCACAAGGTCCTGTACTGTGAAGTGCCAAAAGCAGGCTGCTCCAATTGGAAAAGGGTCCTCATGGTACTCAACGGACTCGCCGCATCGGCACACAACATTTCCCACGATGATGTGCACTATGGAAAGCATCTGAGGAAACTGGATAGTTTTGACCTCAAAGGGATATACACACGCTTGAACACGTACACTAAGACTATATTTGTACGTGATCCCATGGAAAGACTCGTATCTGCCTTCAGGGATAAGTTTGAACATCCGAACAGCTATTACCATCCAGTATTTGGGAAGGCAATAATTAAGAAGTATAGACATAATGCAAGTGAAGAGGCATTGAAAACAGGATCAGGAGTCACGTTCAAGGAGTTTGTCCAGTATTTGTTAGATTCCCATCGCCCAGTAGGAATGGACATTCACTGGGAGCAAGTCAGTAAGCTCTGCTATCCCTGCCTCATCAACTATGATTTTATTGGAAAGTTTGAAACCCTGGAAGAAGATGCCAATTATTTTTTGCAGCTGGTAGGTGCACCAGCCGAGCTGAAGTTTCCTAAATTCAAAGACAGACATTCCTCTGATGAGAGAACAAGTGCAGAAGTAGTGAGGCAATACTTAAAGGAATTGTCTAAGGAGGAGAGACAGGGGACCTATGACTTCTATTCCTTGGATTACTTAATGTTCAATTATACGTCACCAATTGTATAG